The DNA region CGGTGGGGCTCGGCGCCTTCGGCCGCGAGGTGCTCGACGCGGTGGGCGGCGCGGCCGCCTTGGGCGGCCGGGAGTCCGGCTGGGTGACGACGTACGCGCCGCCCGCGACGATGGTCGCCCCGGCCGTCATGGCGACGGCGGGCTTGGTGAGTGCGGCGACGACCTTGGCGGACCAGCCGACCCCCGTGGCGGCTGTCGTCGCGGCGACCGCCGTCTTGCCGCCGAGGGCGAGCGAGAGCGTGAAGCCGACCGGGATCGGGACGAGCGCGAGCCCGACGAGCAGCCGTTCGGCCGGTACGACCGTCTCGCCGGGCGCCGCGCAGTGACGGCAGCCCCGGATGTGCCGGGCCAGCCGCTTGCGCCACACCGAGTCGGGGCGCCCGTCCCAGCGGGCGGTCAGCTCGCGCAGTTCTGGGCAGGACGAGTCGAGGGCCCGCACGATGCCGCGCGCGGCCTCCAGGCGGGCCTTCATCCGCTGGACGCGTACGGCGGTGTGCTGGCGAGAGATACCGACGGCCGCGGCCAGTTCGCGCCGGGTGAGTTCGCCCGCGACCTCCAGCCACCACAGCGACAGCAGTTGCCTGTCCTCGTCGTCGAGCCAGCGCACCGCCTCCGCGACCTCGCGCCGCTGACCCTCCAACTGGAGCCGCAGCACGGTGAGTTCGGCGAAGTCGGTGGCCTCCTGGGCCGCGTCGTCGGCCAGTGACTCGGAGGTCCGACGTCTGGCCCTGTCGCGTATCTGCCGCATGGCGATGGCGACCAGCCAGGAGCGGAAGCTGTCCGGGTCACGCAGGGTGCCGAGGTTGTCGACGGCCCGCAGCATCGTCTCCTGCACGACGTCGTCGACGTCCGCGTGACCGTTCAGCGCGCGGCCGACGATGTTGTAGACCAGCGGCAGCCAGCCCTCGACGAGTTCGTCGAGCGCGCGCCGGTCACCGGCCTGCGCCGCCGCGATCGTCGTACGCCACTGCCGCCCGTTCACGTCCGTCCCTTCCCGAAGAGGTGTCACTTGGCGTAGAGCAGCGTCCCGAAGCCGAGCTGGTCGAAGCCGCCGCTGTTCGGTCCGTAGTCACCGCCTCCGCCTTCCGCACGCACCTTCTCAGCCATGGCCGTGATGTTCGGAACGGAGAGCCGACGGCGGCGCGCGTAGTGGTAGTGCAGGATCTCCCAAACGGGACGGGTCTCTCCACGCGCTATGCCGGAGATCACAGACTGCTCGTTGTACTTGCCCCTCCCGGTGCCACTGCGCCAGGTGTACTTGGTGAAGGGCACGTCGCCGCCGAGGTTGTACTTGGCGACGTACTCGGCGCCCTTCATGAACCGGCTGTCGTCGTAGCCGTAGAGGTCGACGCCCTGGTTCCAGGCCATCTCGCAGATCGCGCCCATCTGGCCCACGCCCATCGCTGTGTGCCCCTGGTCGCGGCCGGCCTCCTGCCACTGGGCGAGGTCGTCGGACTCGTGGACGAAGGGGACGGCGTTCCCGATCGAGCCGTTGCCCGCCCCCTTCTTGAAGTAGTCCACCGCACGGTCGAACACGGCCCTGTTGTCGCAGAGGATGCCGATCGCCATGACCGAAGCCACGTTGCACAGGTCCCAGTTGGCCCAGTAGTTGGTGATGACGGCGCCGTTGTGGTGGGTGAGGAAGTCGTCGTTCATGGGGTGGAAGACCTTGAGCATCATCTTCTGGAAGCGGGCCAGGTCGAAGCCGTCGTGGTCGCGCACCAGCTCGGCGGCGTTGGCGAACTGGTAGCCGTAGAGCCCGGCCGCCAGGAACCGGTCGGCGTTGCCGGTGACCGTGGTGAGCGTGGCCGACCAGGCGTTGAGAATCGCGACGGCCGCCTCGGCGTTCTCCCTCGTGCCCGCGATCTTCCAGCGCAGGGCGTTCTGGTAGGCGGCGTGGATGTCGTTGTAGAGGGACACGTAGTTCTGGCCGGTGCCGCCGCGGACGACCGTGGCCTGCGGCCTGGGGGCCCAGGTGCTCGCGGAGTGCCGGTTGGCGGTCAGCCGCTGCCAGCCCGCCGTCCAGGGCTCCCGTCCGGCGGCGACGCGCACCCTGGCCCGGTTGAGGTCGCCGGCGTTGTGCAGCATCCCGGGGTGCGCGAAGACCGGCTTCCCGGCGGACTCACCGGGCGACGGGGAGGCACCGGTCTGCGCCGCGTCGGCCGAGTCGCCGCCGCCCAACGAGACCGCGATACCGCCGACGGCTCCCGCGGCGGCGACACCACCGGCGATCTGGAGAGCGCTGCGACGGCTGATGCGGTGCTTGTTGTGCTCTGCCACGAATAGCTCCTGTGCGGATGGAGGGGTGTGCGTTGTGCGTACGTTGCGCGTGCGTGGTGCGTGTGCACAGGAGACGGAGGAGGGGCTTCCGCGATAACAGTTTTTCCCGTACCGCGTGCGTCGCCCTAACTGACCGTTTCAGAATGACATTCGTTGTGGGGCTTGGCAGTTGGGTGTTGTGTCGGCAGGATCGGTTGAGTGGCTGCTGAACTTGTGCCTGATGACCTGTGGGAACGTGTAGCCCCGCTTTTACCTGCTCGGCCGCCTCGGCGGCATCGGTATCCGGGGCGGTTGCCGGCAGATGACCGGGCTGCGCTCAGAGGCATCGTCTACGGGCTGTGCAAAAGCGTGAGCTGGCGGGACGTTCCCGCAGAACAGGTCGGCTGCAGTGGCGTGACGGCCTGGCGGCGACTGCGGGACTGGACCGAGGCCGGTGTCTGGCCGCAACTGCACGAGGTGCTGCTGGCCGAGCTGCGTGCGGCGGGTCTGCTGGACATGGACGACGCCGCGATCGACGGATCGCACGTGAGGGCTCTGAAAGGGGGGCTCACACCGGACCTTCGCCGGTCGACCGGGCCCGGCCCGGCAGCAAGCACCACTTGATCGTCGACCGGCAAGGCACCCCCCTTTGCGTCTCACTGACCAGCGGGAACCGCCACGACATCACCCAGCTGATGCCCCTGCTCGATGCGATACCCCGCATCCGCGGTGTCCGCGGTCGACCCAGGCACCGGCCAAGTCGGCTGTTCGCCGACCGCGGTTACGACTACGACAAGTACCGCCGCCTTCTCCGGGCTCGCGGCATCACACCCAAGTTCGCCCGAAAAGGCATCACGCACGGCTCCGGCCTGGGAAAGACGCGTTGGGTCGTGGAGCGCACATTTGCCTGGCTGCACCAGTTCAAACGGCTGCGGATCCGCTACGAGAAGCGCGCAGATCTCCACCTGGGCTTCCTCCAACTTGCCTGCAGCATCATCTGCTTGAGACGACTCCGAACCTCATTCTGAAACCATCAGTAAGGGGAATCCCTGACAACACCCTTGTTCTGCCCGGCAGTTGATGGGGGCAGCGGCCAGGGTCGGCACCCTCCTCGGAGAGGATCCGCGGCGGCGGCGTACGACCGGAGGATGAAGGTCACCAACCACCCCCGGGAGTCAGCCGATGCATCTCCGTATCCGTACCGCCTGCGCCGCCCTCGTGGTCCTGGGCCTCACCGCGGGGCCCCTGGCCGGGACCGCGCTCGCCGCCCCCACCCCCACGGCGGTCGTACGGGAGACCGTGAGTCCGAAGACAGACAAGGCCTTACGCGAAGCGCTCAAGGGGATTCCGGACAAGGACACGACGGCCGCGCTGGTACGCGTCGGGGGCAAGGCCGGCACCTGGCGGGGCAGCGCCGGCGTGCACGACCTGGCGAGCGGCCGCAAGGCCCTGGAACACGGGCGCTTCAGGGCCGGTTCGACCACCAAGGTGGTCACCGCGGCCGTCGTGCTGCAGCTCGCCGCGGAAGGCACGATCGACCTGGACGGACACGTCCAGACCTACCTCCCCGGCCTCCTCTCGAAGGCGTTCGAACCCATCACCGTACGGCAGTTGCTGACCTTCACCAGCGGGCTGAAGCCGGGAGCGACGCTGGGTGACGTGAACGGTGAGGGGTACGATCGGCGGTTCGAGACGCTGACCCCGGAGGCGGTCGTGGCGTCGTCCGTCGCCGCCGGCCCCGCCTTCTGCCCGGGCAAGCGGCAGCAGTACGCAAACATCGACTACACCGTGCTCGGCCTGCTCATCGAGAAGGTCACCGACGACACGTACGAGCATCAGGCGGCCGTACGGGTCCTGCGGCCGGCCCGGATGCATCACACGTCCTTCCCCGACGGGCCCGACCCCCGTATCCACGGCCCGCACAACCGCGGCTACCAGATCCTGGCGGACGGCAGGCTGGTGGACGCCACCGAGTGGAACATGTCGGACCGGTGGGCAGCGGGCGACATGATCTCCACGACGGAGGACCTGGAACGCCTGCTCTTCGCACTGTTCCGCGGCCAACTGGTCCCCCAGCCCCTCCTGGACAAGGAGATGTTCACACTCCCGGACGTGCCGAACGCCACGATGAGCGCCGGCCTCCAGCGCTTCCAGGTCGACGAAGACACCGTCGTCTGGGCCAAGTCCGGCGCCAGGCCCGGCTACGGCACGGCGATCGCCGCCACCCGCAATCTGTCACGCACCCTCGTGTACTCGGTGAACGCGACCGACGCGAAGAGCGAGGAGATGAATCCGGTGGCGGAGCGGATCGTGGGGGCGGCGTTCGGAACGGAGTGACGCCCGCGCGTCCGTTTCCGTCCCCGTCCCCGTCTCCGTCTCGGTCCCCATCTCCGTCTCTGTCCCCGTCTACAGCCCGGCGATCGCGTTCCATCGCTTCGCGAAGTCCGTGCGTTCCTTCGACGTGATGTCGCGTGCGATCGCGAGCCGCTTGCGCATGGCGGTGTCGGGGAAGATGAGCGGGTCCTCGGCCAGGGCGGCGGTCTCCTCGTCCTTGGCGGAGGCGAGGACGTCCTGGGCGGCCGGGACGGGGCAGACGTAGTTGACCCAGGCGGCGAGTTCGGCGGCGACGGACGGCTCGTAGTAGTGGTCGACGAGCGACTCCGCGTTCGCCTTGTGGCGGGCGAGGTTCGGGATCATCAGGGACTCGGACCAGAGTTCGGCGCCCTCCTCCGGGACGACGAACTCGATGTCGGGGTCGTCGGCCTGGAGCTGGATCACGTCACCGCTGTACGCCTGGCAGGCCAGTACGTCGCCGCTCGACAGGTCCTTGATGTAGTCGTTGCCGGTGAAACGGCGGATGTGGTCCGCGCGGACGAGTTCCTCGACCTGGTCGCACATCGTGTGGAAGTCGTCCGCGGTCCACTTGGTGATGTCGACGCCGTTGCCCTGCATGAGCAGCGCGAACGCCTCGTCCAGACCGGAGAGGAGCGTGACACGGCCCTTGAGGTCGTCCGCCCACAGGTCGGAGACGTGCCGGACCTCGCGGCCGACCCTGCGGCGGTTGTACGCGATGCCGGTGATTCCCGACTGCCACGGCACGGTGTGCCTCCGGCCCGGGTCGAAGGCCGGTGAACGCAGTTGTGGGTCCAGGTACTTGGTGACGTTGGGCTGCCTGGATCGGTCCATCTCCTGGACCCAGCCCAGGCGTACGAACCGCGCGCACATCCAGTCGCTGATCACCATCAGGTCCCGGCCCGTCTCCTGATGATTCATCAGGGAGGGGCTGATCTTCCCGAAGAACTCGTCGTTGTCGTTGATCTCCTCGGTGTACGTGACCTCGATCCCGGTGCGCTTCTCGAAGGCGTCCAGGGTGGGGCGCCTCGACTCGTTCTCGTCGTCCGTGTCGATGTAGAGGGGCCAGTTGGCCCAGGTCAGACGCTTGTCGGTGGCCGACAGGTCGCTTCTCGAACGGTCCGAGGGCGCGACGTACGCCGCGGGTACTCCGCAACCGGCGGCCAGTGCGGTGGCTGCGCCCGTGCCGAGGGTGCGCAGCAGGCTGCGGCGGGAGATTCGCGTTCTCTGGCTCGGGTTCGCTGGCACGTGGGCAGCATCCCGCTTGCCCTGCCGGGCGGGCAATGGACGCTGCGTCGAGCCGTCCGGCTGGGGTGCGACACACTGTCGCCCCCGCCGGACGGGCTAATAGTCAGCCCCTCCGGCGTTTGAGGAGCGGGGGTTCGGGGGCTGGCCCCCGAGTAGTGACGGGAATGGGTAGGGGCGGCGGGGGCGGAAACACCACCTCGACCCACAACCCACCCTCCCCCCGAGCCCGCGCCTCCACCACACCCCCGTGCGCCGCGGCGATCGCCGCCACGATCGACAGCCCCAGCCCGGAACCCTCGCGGGCCCGGGCCCGCACCCGCTCGACCCCCAGCCTCCGAAACGGTTCGAACAGGACGCCCACCTGATCCGACGGCACCACAGGCCCACTGTTCACGACCCGCAGGGAGGCCCGCCCATCGACGACCCCGGTCCAGACGGAGACCCAACCACCCTCCCCCGACGGCACGTTGTGGCGCACGGCGTTCTCGACGAGGTTGCTCACCAGCCGCCCGATCAGCTGCGGGTCCCCGACGAGCGCCGCGGGCGCGAGCTCGGCGGACACCCGGGGCCCGCCGTCGGGCAACAGCTCGGCCGCGACCACGGACAGATCCACGAACTCCCGTTCCGGCACCCCCCGTTGGCTGAGAGCCAACGTCAACAACGCCTCGATCAACCGCTCCTGCTCCTGCCCGGCGGCCCGGACCCGAAGACAGGCGGACCGCAGGGCCTCGACACCGGCCCCGGGATCGGCGAGCGCGACATCGATGACGGCCTGCTGAAGGGTGAGCGGCGTACGCAACTCGTGCGACGCGTTGGCGACGAACCGCCGCTGCGCCTCGAAGGCGCCTTCCAGCCGGGCGAGCAGATCGTCGAACGTGTCGGCGAGGTCCTTGAGTTCGTCGGCCGGCCCGGCCACCGCGAGCCGTCGGTGCAGAGCGTCCGCGGAGATCCGCCGTACCGCCCCGGTCATGCTCCGCAGAGGCGCGAGCACCCGCCCGGCCACCAGCCACCCGAGCAGGAGCGAGGCCAACGCCATGACGCCGAGGGCGACCCCCGACTCGACGAAGAGCTGATGCAGCTGGTCGCTGCGCTGGGCGACCAGCTGCTCACGTACGTACCCCCGGACGTCGGGCACCCCTGCCCCCGGCGCAGGCACATCGGGCCTGGTCACCGACACCTGTCCGCCGCGCTCTGACATGAGGGTGTACGTGAGGGCCAGCAGCACCGCCCCCGCCACCACGAACAGCCCGCTGTAGACCAACGTCAGCCGCCACCGGATGCTCTGCGGTCCCCGGATGCCCCGCAGTCTGCGCATGCTCTTCCGGCCGCGGATCCGCCACACCCCGGGGAGCCCAGGACGCTCACTCATACCCGGTACCCGGCCTGCGCCACCGTCTCGATCAACGGCGGCTCTCCGAGCTTGCGCCGCAGTCGGCTGACCGTCACCTTCACGGTCTGCGTGAACGGATCGGCCGCCTCGTCCCAGGCCCGCTCCAGCAGTTCCTCGGCGGAGACCACGGCCCCACCCGCACCCATCAGCAGCTCCAGGACCGCGAACTCCTTGGGACTGAGCGGGAGTTGGCTGCCGTTGCGGGACGCCACCCGTCGCGCGGGGTCGAGCCGCAGATCGCCGTGGACCAGAACCGGCGGCAGCGCGGGTTGGGCACGGCGCCCCAACGCCCGTATACGCGCGACGAGTTCGGTGAACGCGAACGGCTTCGGCAGATAGTCGTCGGCACCCATCCCGAGCCCCGCGACGCGGTCGGCGACCGTGCCGGACGCGGTCAGCATCAGTACCCGCGCCCGGCTGCCCCCCTCGGCCAGGGCCCGGCAGACCCGGTCTCCGTGCAGCCCGGGCAGGTCACGGTCGAGTACGACGACGTCGTAGCCGTTGACCGTGGCACGCTCCAGCGCCGCATGGCCGTCCAGCGCGATGTCGACGGCCATACCCTCTCTGCGCAGTCCCGCCGCGACGGTCTCGGCGAGCTCCTCGTGGTCCTCGACCACCAATACGCGCATCGGCATCTCCGGCTGCGTCTCCGGCTGCTGCGAACCCTGCGGCCAGCGTGCCCGCCGGGCGGTAACAGGGCGGTAAGAGCACCCGTTCCCGTGCCGTAACCGCCCACGCGCTGAGGTGATTCGAGGAGACGCACTCCCGAGACGTACTCCAGAGACGCACCAGGAGGATCCTCATGCGAAGTACGACGAAGGGGCACCGCCGGCTGGCCGCGGCCTGCGCCCTGATCACCGCCGTCACACTCGGCGGGGTGTACGCGGGCCAGGCCGTCGCGGCCGACCCGTCCGCACCGTCGGGCGGCGGATCGTCGTCGGAACCCCCGAAGGACGACGACCCGAGCGGTTCGACCGACTGGAAACGCCAGGACGAGGCATCCCGCGAGTTCACCGAGTGCGTGCGCGACAACGGTCTGGAGGACTTCCCCGACATCGTCATCCACACGGCGGACGACGGCGACGGCGTACGCGTACGGATCGACGCGGGCGACCGGGCGAGCCGCCCCGACCCGGTCTCCAAGGAGTTCCGGAAGGCCGTGAAGGCCTGCAAGCACATCCTGGAGGACATCGGCGTCGACTTCCCGGTCCCGCCCGACGAGCCGCCCGGCAAGGGCGACCGGCCCTGGCCCCCGGACTGCGGCGGCCGCGAGGAGCACAGGAACGAGAAGGGCGACAAGAGCGAGAAGGGGGCCGACGCAGAGCAGAGCGCCGCCGGACTCGTACTCACGGGGACCGTCTGACTCGTACTCACCCAGGCCGTCCGACACGTACTCGCCCAACCAGCCACCCGACCGAGCGACCGACACGGCACGACACGACACGGCCCCGGGCGGATCAACTCCCGCCCGGGGCCGTGCCGTTCACTCCGTCAGCCGCGAACCGTCGGCCCGCCGGCCCGTCAGCCCTCGATGGACGTCATCACGTGCTTGATCCGCGTGTAGTCGTCGAACCCGTACGCCGACAGGTCCTTGCCGTAGCCGGACTTCTTGAATCCGCCGTGCGGCATCTCCGCGACCAGCGGGATGTGGGTGTTGATCCAGACGCAGCCGAAGTCGAGGACCTTGGCCATGCGCATCGCGCGCGAGTGGTCCTTGGTCCAGACGGAGGAGGCGAGGGCGTACTCGACGCCGTTCGCCCACGCGACGGCCTGTGCCTCGTCCGAGAAGGACTGGACGGTGATGACCGGGCCGAAGACCTCGTTCTGGATGATCTCGTCGTCCTGCTTCAGCCCCGACACCACGGTCGGAGCGTAGAAGTAGCCCTTGTCGCCGACGCGGTGGCCGCCCGCCTCGACCTTGGCGTGGGCGGGCAGTCGCTCGATGAAGCCGGTGACCTGCTTGAGCTGGTTCGGGTTGTTGAGCGGCCCGTACAGCACGTCCTCGTCGTCCGGCATACCGGTCTTCGTGTCGGCGGCGGCCTTGGCGAGCGCGGCCACGAACTCGTCGTGGATGGACTCCTGGACGAGGACGCGGGTGGCGGCCGTACAGTCCTGGCCCGCGTTGAAGAAGCCCGCGACCGAGATGTCCTCGACGGCCTTGGCCATGTCGGTGTCCTCGAAGACGACGACCGGCGCCTTGCCGCCCAGCTCCAGGTGGACCCGCTTGACGTCCTTGGCGGCGGACTCGGCGACGGAGATACCGGCGCGCACGGAGCCGGTGATCGACGCCATGGCGGGCACCGGGTGCTCGACCATCGCGCGGCCGGAGTCACGGTCGCCGCAGATGACGTTGAAGACGCCCTTGGGGACGATCGAGCCGATGATCTCGGCGATCAGGACCGTGGAGGCGGGAGTGGTGTCCGACGGCTTCAGGACGACCGTGTTGCCGGCCGCGAGCGCGGGGGCGAACTTCCACACGGCCATCATCATCGGGTAGTTCCACGGCGCGACCTGCGCGCAGACGCCGACCGGCTCGCGGCGGACGATCGAGGTCAGGCCCTCCATGTACTCACCGGACGCGCGGCCCTCCAGCATGCGCGCCGCGCCCGCGAAGAAGCGGATCTGGTCGACCATGGGCGGGATTTCCTCGGACCGGGTGAGGCCGATGGGCTTGCCGGTGTTCTCCACCTCGGCCGCGATCAGCTCCTCGGCCCGCTCCTCGAAGGCGTCCGCGATCTTGAGCAGGGCCTTCTGACGCTCGGCCGGGGTCTGGTCGCGCCAGGCCGGGAAGGCCGCGGCGGCCGCTGCCATCGCGGCGTCGACGTCGGCCCGACCGGACAGCGGCGCGGTGGCGTAGGCCTCGCCCGTCGCGGGGTTGACCACGTCGGTGGTCCGTCCATCGGCGGCATCGCGGAATTCTCCGTCGATGTAATTGCGCAGACGACGCAGCTCGGTGCTCACTGCCGGCCCTCCAGTCGGATGTCCAATCACTGAGACACCCACCCTAGTCCCGCGCCCCACGTTTTCAACACCCCCGATCGCCTCAGAACTGCGAAATCCGCACATGTAGGCCGCGCAGACAACGAATTTCATCAATCAACTCTTGCGGAACTGCTGATGCCTCATGCACAGTGAGCACGTGTCCAGTCGCAGCGCAGAGCCAAAGGGCTCCCGAGACACCCGGTCGGGGAACACCACTCCCTCACTGGACAGCGTCTCCCTCGCCATCATCGAGCAACTCCAGGAAGACGGCCGGAGGCCCTACGCCGCGATCGGCAAGGCCGTCGGCCTCTCCGAGGCGGCCGTGCGCCAGCGCGTCCAGAAGCTGCTCGACCAGGGCGTGATGCAGATCGTCGCCGTCACGGACCCGCTCACCGTGGGTTTCCGCAGGCAGGCGATGGTGGGCGTCAACGTCGACGGCGACCTTGAGCCCGTGGCGGACGCGCTGACCGCCATGCCGGAAGTCGAGTACGTGGTGATGACCGCGGGCTCGTTCGACATCCTCGCCGAGATCGTCTGCGAGGACGACGACCACCTGCTGGACGTCATCAACAAACGCATACGGGCCCTGCCCGGCGTGCGCTCCACCGAAAGCTTCGTCTACCTCAAGCTCAAGAAGCAGACCTACATGTGGGGAACCCGATAGCCGTGACCACCAAGGACCTCAGCCGAACCGCGTACGACCACCTGTGGATGCACTTCACCCGCATGTCCTCGTACGAGAACGCTCCCGTCCCCACGATCGTCCGTGGCGAGGGCACGTACATCTACGACGACAAGGGCAAGCGCTACCTCGACGGTCTCGCGGGGCTGTTCGTGGTCCAGGCGGGCCACGGCCGCCGGGAGCTGGCCGAGACGGCGTTCAAGCAGGCGCAGGAGCTGGCCTTCTTCCCGATCTGGTCCTACGCCCACCCGAAGGCCGTCGAGCTCGCGGAGCGCCTCGCGAACTACGCGCCGGGCGACCTGAACAAGGTCTTCTTCACCACGGGTGGCGGCGAGGCCGTCGAGACCGCCTGGAAGCTCGCCAAGCAGTACTTCAAGCTGCAGGGCAAGCCGACCAAGTACAAGGTCATCTCCCGCGCGGTCGCCTACCACGGCACCCCGCAGGGCGCCCTGTCGATCACGGGCCTGCCCGCCCTGAAGGCACCGTTCGAGCCGCTGGTCCCCGGCGCCCACAAGGTCCCGAACACCAACATCTACCGTGCCCCCTCGTTCCTCGACCAGGGGTCCGGCGTCTCCCCCGAGGCCTTCGGCCGCTGGGCCGCCGACCAGATCGAGGAGCAGATCCTCTTCGAGGGCCCGGAGACGGTCGCCGCGGTCTTCCTGGAGCCCGTGCAGAACGCCGGCGGCTGCTTCCCGCCGCCGCCCGGCTACTTCCAGCGCGTACGCGAGATCTGCGACCAGTACGACGTACTGCTCGTCTCGGACGAGGTCATCTGCGCCTTCGGCCGCCTCGGCACGATGTTCGCCTGCGACAAGTTCGACTACGTACCGGACATGATCACCTGCGCCAAGGGCATGACCTCGGGCTACTCCCCGATCGGCGCGTGCATCATCTCGGACCGGCTCGCCGAGCCGTTCTACAAGGGCGACAACACCTTCCTGCACGGCTACACCTTCGGCGGCCACCCGGTGTCGGCGGCCGTGGGTCTCGCCAACCTCGACCTGTTCGAGCGGGAGAACCTCACGCAGCACGTGCTGGACAACGAGGGG from Streptomyces sp. NBC_00258 includes:
- a CDS encoding aspartate aminotransferase family protein translates to MGNPIAVTTKDLSRTAYDHLWMHFTRMSSYENAPVPTIVRGEGTYIYDDKGKRYLDGLAGLFVVQAGHGRRELAETAFKQAQELAFFPIWSYAHPKAVELAERLANYAPGDLNKVFFTTGGGEAVETAWKLAKQYFKLQGKPTKYKVISRAVAYHGTPQGALSITGLPALKAPFEPLVPGAHKVPNTNIYRAPSFLDQGSGVSPEAFGRWAADQIEEQILFEGPETVAAVFLEPVQNAGGCFPPPPGYFQRVREICDQYDVLLVSDEVICAFGRLGTMFACDKFDYVPDMITCAKGMTSGYSPIGACIISDRLAEPFYKGDNTFLHGYTFGGHPVSAAVGLANLDLFERENLTQHVLDNEGAFLSTLQKLHDLPIVGDVRGNGFFYGIELVKDKATKETFTDEESERVLYGFVSKKLFEYGLYCRADDRGDPVIQLSPPLIADQSTFDEIEGIVRQVLTEAWAKL